DNA from Candidatus Ozemobacteraceae bacterium:
ACCTGCTGTTGCGGAAATATCGCATTCCGACAGCGTTCCCGGAGGAAATCCTCGCGGCGGCCGGGAAAATCGCCGCCCGGCCGGTTGATCCGGCGAACCGCCGCGACCGTCGCGGCGTTCCGACCTGGGCCATCGACTCGGAGGGAACGCGGGACCGCGACGACGCGTTTTCGATCTCGCCGGACAAGGACGACGGACTCGTTCTCGAGGTGCATATCGCCGATCCCGCGGCGGTCATCGCGCCCGGGTCGCCGCTCGAGCACGAAGCGTGCAGACGCGGGGCGACGCTGTATCTTCCTGACGGCAACATTCCGATGCTACCACCGGTCCTTTCGGAAGAGTCGCTCGGCCTCAATCAGGACGCGGATCGCCTCGCGCTCACGGTGCGGATGCACTTCGGCCCAGGCGGGGAGACGATCCATTCGGTGATCGAGGAGACCGTGATCCGGGTCACGCATGCGACTGATTATATATCAGCCGATAAATTATACGCTGCCGGCAACGGCGACCTCGACGCGGCTGTTCGGCTTGCAGGCCTGCTGCGCGCGCGTCGGCGGCGAGACGGCGCGCTCGTCTTCGAGCGCCAGCCCGAGCGCAAGATCAGCCTCGACGGCGACCTCGTCAAGCTGGGCTGGCGGCCGGCGAACAGCCCGACCCAGGACATGGTGGCCGAGTTCATGATCTGGGCGAACCACGTCGCGGCGGCCTGGTGCCGGGACAGGGAGATCGCGTGCCTGTACCGCATCCAGGACGCTCCCGAGGAGCAGGTCGAGGTGCCCGAAATGTTCGAGCCGGTCGCCTTCTTCACGGCTCTCAGAAAATTCAAGAAAACCGTCGTGACCGTCCAGTCCGGGAAGCATTGCGCGCTCGGCATCGAACCGTACTGCCAGATCACCTCGCCGCTTCGCCGATACGGGGATCTCCTGCTGCACCGGCAGATCAAGTCGGTCCTGGCCGGCGCCGCCGCGCCCCTCGACCGGGAGGGGCTCGAACAGGCGGCCATGATGGCAGAAGAAGCGGTGCGCACGAGCGAAGAGGTCATGAAACATCGCGAGTGGTATTATCTGCTGAAGTATCTGAAGCAGGAGCAGGCCGCCGGCCGCGATACGTCTCCCGGCGTCGTCGTCGACGTCGGAAACAACGATCTGACGGTGTATGTCGAGCGTACGGCCGACTTTCGTCATGCGAGAAAGCCTGCGTTCGACGTGATGCCGGGACAACGGCTGACCGTGAGGTTCCGGCAGATCGACCCGTTCGACGGCGTCCTCCGGCTCGACCTGGAACAGGCGCATGAGCATCCCTGAACCTTCCGGCGAGCGCCGACGCACATCCCCGATGCTCGCTCTCACCCTGGGCGACCCGTGCGGCATCGGGCCGGAAATCGCCGCGAAAGCCCTCCCGGACCTCCCGACCGGCATCGCCGGCAGGCTCATCGTCGTCGGATCGCGTGCCGCGATCGAGGCGGCGCATCGCGCCGCGGGCCTGGCCGTTCCGCGCTGGGTTCCCGTCGATGCCGCCGGGGCCTTCGATCCGGACGCTCCCGGCGTCAAGCTTCTCGATACCGGGCATCCCGGCCCGTTCAGGGCCGGCGCGATCTGCCGCGAGGGCGGGGAAGCCGCCGTCGCCGCCGTCGAGGCCGCGCACGCCCTGTGCGCAACCGGGATCTGCGCCGGCATGATCACGGGGCCGATCGGCAAGGAAGCCATCCGGTTGGCCGGTTCCCGCTTTTCGGGGCATACCGACATGTTGTGCGCGCTCGCCGACGTCGCCGATACCCGCATGGCGATGGTCTGGGGACGGTT
Protein-coding regions in this window:
- a CDS encoding RNB domain-containing ribonuclease, which gives rise to MSIIAGSIVEFDSKERTPTMGVVLSVSAKGVRVLLLNRKETTVTERSILHSGGPSRVGIFDTDAAFEGAQRIDRKRSELAAGIDLAGLHSLLAEDQRPYALRELAEFLASPADDDLEAAVLRRLHADPWYFKARKEGWVPVPVEEAEAAVAREKKRLEQEREDDELVAALKQAPKSGHPLPENVAAVVDHLVSAAVFGSEAPVPKKLWDLLERAGIAQDRKLFAYLVRIGVFEPDEHLLLRKYRIPTAFPEEILAAAGKIAARPVDPANRRDRRGVPTWAIDSEGTRDRDDAFSISPDKDDGLVLEVHIADPAAVIAPGSPLEHEACRRGATLYLPDGNIPMLPPVLSEESLGLNQDADRLALTVRMHFGPGGETIHSVIEETVIRVTHATDYISADKLYAAGNGDLDAAVRLAGLLRARRRRDGALVFERQPERKISLDGDLVKLGWRPANSPTQDMVAEFMIWANHVAAAWCRDREIACLYRIQDAPEEQVEVPEMFEPVAFFTALRKFKKTVVTVQSGKHCALGIEPYCQITSPLRRYGDLLLHRQIKSVLAGAAAPLDREGLEQAAMMAEEAVRTSEEVMKHREWYYLLKYLKQEQAAGRDTSPGVVVDVGNNDLTVYVERTADFRHARKPAFDVMPGQRLTVRFRQIDPFDGVLRLDLEQAHEHP